In Paracoccus fistulariae, a single window of DNA contains:
- a CDS encoding bifunctional 2',3'-cyclic-nucleotide 2'-phosphodiesterase/3'-nucleotidase: MAHLFSISRRGILQAGAAGLGLAVLHPFAARAQSGQAHLRIMETTDLHVHLWPYDYYADKPVDTVGLARTAALIQAVRDEAGNSILLDNGDFLQGNPMGDYIAYERGMAKGQMHPVIIAMNTVGVEGGTLGNHEFNYGLEFLHNTLSGADFPLVCANVATAEGDSPDQDQTLIPPYQIIERNLADGAGQVHPIRIGIIGFVPPQITQWDRKHMEGKATARDIVAAAQAWVPKLRAEGVDLVIALCHSGIGAAVHEPGMENAAIPLAGVEGIDVILTGHSHLVFPGPDYDGTEGVDNATGTIGGKPGVMAGFWGSHMGLVDLLLERRGDGWAILSHQSEARPIYERDADRNVTPLVDSVAAVADSVAPEHQATLDYIRRPVGKTAAPLYSYFALIADDPSVQIVSNAQTWYIAQMMQGTAHEGLPILSAAAPFKAGGRGGPDYYTDVPAGDIAIKNVADLYLYPNTIRAVKVTGAEVKDWLERSAGAFNQITPGKADQMLLNPDFPSYNFDVIDGVTYRIDLSQPAKFDRDGAVAAPEANRIVDLKYDGQPLDPAAEFIVATNNYRAEGGGSFPGNDGSTIVFEGPDTNRDVIVRYIVEQGVIDPKADGNWSFQPLDGATVLFDSGPAGAGYLEDIKGARVEAAGDGENGFARYRLYL; the protein is encoded by the coding sequence ATGGCCCATCTGTTCTCGATCAGCCGCCGGGGTATCCTGCAGGCGGGCGCCGCCGGTCTGGGTCTGGCCGTGCTGCATCCCTTCGCGGCGCGGGCGCAATCCGGTCAGGCGCATCTGCGGATCATGGAAACCACTGACCTGCATGTGCATCTGTGGCCCTATGATTATTACGCCGACAAGCCGGTCGATACGGTCGGGCTGGCGCGCACCGCCGCGCTGATCCAGGCCGTCAGGGATGAGGCCGGGAATTCGATCCTGCTGGACAATGGCGATTTCCTGCAGGGCAACCCGATGGGCGATTACATCGCCTATGAACGTGGCATGGCAAAGGGCCAGATGCATCCGGTCATCATCGCCATGAACACGGTCGGCGTCGAGGGCGGTACGCTCGGCAACCATGAATTCAACTACGGGCTGGAATTTCTGCACAATACGCTGTCAGGGGCGGACTTCCCGCTGGTCTGCGCCAATGTCGCCACGGCCGAAGGCGACAGCCCGGATCAGGACCAGACCCTGATCCCGCCCTATCAGATCATCGAACGCAATCTGGCCGACGGTGCCGGACAGGTCCATCCGATCCGCATCGGCATCATCGGCTTTGTGCCGCCCCAGATCACGCAATGGGACCGCAAGCATATGGAGGGCAAGGCCACCGCCCGCGATATTGTCGCTGCGGCGCAGGCCTGGGTGCCGAAGCTGCGGGCCGAGGGCGTGGATCTGGTCATTGCGCTTTGCCATTCAGGCATCGGCGCGGCTGTGCATGAGCCCGGCATGGAAAACGCCGCCATTCCGCTGGCCGGGGTCGAGGGGATCGACGTCATCCTGACCGGCCATTCGCATCTGGTCTTTCCCGGCCCGGATTATGACGGGACCGAGGGCGTGGATAACGCCACCGGCACGATTGGCGGCAAGCCCGGGGTGATGGCCGGGTTCTGGGGCTCTCACATGGGGCTGGTCGATCTGCTGCTGGAGCGGCGGGGGGATGGCTGGGCCATCCTCAGCCATCAGTCCGAGGCGCGTCCGATCTATGAACGTGATGCGGATCGCAATGTCACGCCGCTGGTCGACAGCGTCGCGGCGGTCGCGGACAGCGTGGCCCCCGAACATCAGGCGACGCTGGATTACATCCGCCGTCCGGTGGGCAAAACCGCAGCCCCTCTTTACAGCTATTTCGCGCTGATCGCCGATGATCCCTCGGTCCAGATCGTCTCGAACGCGCAGACTTGGTACATTGCCCAGATGATGCAGGGCACGGCGCATGAGGGTCTGCCGATCCTGTCGGCGGCGGCGCCCTTCAAGGCGGGCGGTCGCGGCGGGCCGGATTATTACACCGATGTCCCGGCGGGCGATATCGCCATCAAGAATGTCGCCGATCTCTATCTATATCCCAACACGATCCGCGCGGTGAAGGTCACCGGCGCAGAGGTCAAGGATTGGCTGGAACGCAGCGCCGGCGCCTTCAACCAGATCACGCCGGGCAAGGCCGATCAGATGCTGCTGAACCCGGATTTCCCCAGCTATAATTTCGACGTGATCGACGGCGTGACCTATCGCATCGACCTGTCGCAACCGGCGAAATTCGACAGGGACGGCGCGGTCGCGGCCCCCGAGGCCAATCGCATCGTCGATCTGAAATATGACGGGCAGCCTCTGGATCCGGCGGCAGAGTTCATCGTCGCCACGAATAATTATCGCGCCGAGGGTGGCGGCTCCTTCCCGGGCAATGATGGCAGCACCATCGTCTTTGAGGGGCCGGACACGAATCGCGACGTGATCGTTCGCTATATCGTCGAACAGGGCGTGATCGACCCCAAGGCCGATGGCAACTGGTCCTTCCAGCCGCTGGATGGCGCGACCGTGCTGTTTGACAGCGGCCCCGCCGGCGCCGGCTATCTGGAAGATATCAAGGGCGCGCGGGTCGAGGCGGCGGGCGATGGCGAAAACGGCTTTGCCCGCTATCGCCTGTATCTGTAG
- a CDS encoding metallophosphoesterase has protein sequence MSIYAIGDIHGHLDQLQAAHQRIRKDGGPDAPIVHVGDLMDRGPESRGVVDYLMTGQAEGRPWIVVRGNHDRFLPKFLSDKDWIDPMLSGGAHWLDHPGLGAVATLASYGVDSDQPRDEVWAQARAAVPEDHARFLSSLPLYYLHPLALFVHAGVRPGVGLRDQAEDDLLWIRKGFLESRDDFGPLVVHGHTALETAHHHGNRLNIDGGAGYGRPLCAVVIDQNRAHLLTEEGRVPLQPE, from the coding sequence ATGTCGATCTATGCCATTGGCGATATTCACGGACATCTGGACCAGTTGCAGGCCGCGCATCAGCGGATCCGGAAGGATGGCGGGCCCGATGCGCCGATCGTCCATGTCGGCGATCTGATGGATCGCGGGCCCGAGTCGCGCGGTGTCGTGGACTATCTGATGACGGGCCAGGCCGAGGGGCGGCCCTGGATCGTTGTCCGGGGAAATCATGATCGCTTTCTGCCTAAATTTCTAAGCGATAAGGACTGGATTGACCCGATGCTCAGCGGTGGGGCGCATTGGTTGGACCATCCCGGGCTGGGCGCGGTGGCGACGCTGGCCTCTTACGGGGTCGACAGCGATCAGCCGCGTGATGAGGTCTGGGCGCAGGCGCGGGCTGCGGTGCCCGAAGATCACGCGAGATTTCTGTCCTCTCTGCCGCTTTATTACCTGCACCCGCTGGCGCTGTTCGTCCATGCCGGGGTCCGGCCCGGCGTCGGTCTGCGCGATCAGGCCGAGGATGATCTGCTGTGGATCCGCAAGGGGTTTCTGGAAAGTCGCGACGATTTCGGACCGTTGGTCGTGCATGGCCATACGGCGCTGGAAACGGCGCATCACCATGGCAACCGTCTGAATATCGATGGCGGCGCGGGCTATGGTCGGCCGCTTTGCGCGGTTGTCATTGACCAGAACCGCGCCCATCTTCTGACCGAAGAGGGGCGCGTGCCCCTGCAACCGGAGTGA
- a CDS encoding CreA family protein gives MRLLSYVAVLAALPFLATAEEVGEVGVDWVGNDIVVEAIQDPKVSGVTCHLAYFDRSVIDRLSNGNWFEDPSNSAIECSQTGPITLGDIERGKGGEDVFSEGRSLIFKSLRVKRIYDEQNQVLIYLAHANEITQGSAKMAMSTVPLYTPGQAATPQVAE, from the coding sequence ATGCGTCTTTTGTCTTATGTTGCGGTGCTGGCCGCGCTGCCCTTTCTTGCCACGGCCGAAGAGGTTGGCGAGGTCGGCGTCGACTGGGTCGGCAACGATATCGTCGTCGAGGCGATTCAGGATCCCAAGGTCAGCGGCGTGACCTGCCATCTGGCCTATTTCGACCGCTCGGTGATTGACCGGCTGAGCAATGGAAACTGGTTCGAGGATCCTTCGAACAGCGCCATCGAATGTTCGCAGACCGGACCCATCACGCTGGGCGATATCGAGCGCGGCAAGGGCGGCGAGGATGTGTTCAGCGAGGGGCGGTCGCTGATCTTCAAATCGCTGCGGGTCAAGCGGATCTATGATGAGCAGAATCAGGTGCTGATCTATCTGGCCCATGCCAATGAGATCACCCAAGGGTCGGCCAAGATGGCGATGTCCACCGTGCCGCTTTACACGCCGGGGCAAGCGGCCACACCGCAGGTCGCCGAGTAG
- a CDS encoding transglutaminase family protein: MKLEVTHQTVYRYDHPIRNIVQSLRLTPSVFEGQKTHDWKIDVSDGIKGPGFRDGAGDWIEGWTIRGPATEVVIAISGKVETRDTAGVLRGYREVINPLAYLRDTAATTPDEALREAAGSVTEHRDALDLSHQLSAQVADRIAYMPGVTETATTAADALKLGQGVCQDHAHVLITLARLRGLPARYVSGYLHSTADGQSHDAAHAWAEIHVEGLGWVGFDAANRCCPDERYVRLGSGLDASDAAPIRGVAAGQGAEELDVAVRVEEVEKFQSQSQSQT, translated from the coding sequence ATGAAACTGGAGGTGACGCATCAAACCGTCTATCGCTATGACCACCCGATCCGGAATATCGTGCAAAGCCTGCGGCTGACGCCTTCGGTTTTCGAAGGGCAAAAGACGCATGACTGGAAGATCGACGTATCGGATGGCATCAAGGGGCCGGGCTTTCGCGACGGTGCGGGCGACTGGATCGAGGGCTGGACCATCCGCGGCCCCGCGACCGAGGTCGTCATCGCGATTTCAGGCAAGGTCGAGACCCGTGACACCGCAGGCGTTCTGCGCGGTTACCGCGAGGTGATCAATCCGCTGGCCTATCTGCGCGACACGGCTGCGACGACGCCGGATGAGGCCCTGCGCGAGGCCGCCGGCAGCGTGACCGAACATCGCGATGCGCTGGATCTGTCGCATCAGTTGTCGGCGCAGGTCGCCGACCGGATCGCCTATATGCCCGGCGTGACCGAAACCGCGACAACGGCGGCGGATGCGCTGAAACTGGGTCAGGGCGTCTGTCAGGACCATGCGCATGTGCTGATCACGCTGGCCCGTCTGCGCGGCCTGCCTGCGCGCTATGTCTCGGGCTATCTTCACAGCACGGCGGATGGTCAGTCCCATGATGCCGCCCATGCCTGGGCCGAGATCCATGTCGAGGGGCTTGGCTGGGTCGGCTTCGATGCCGCGAACCGCTGCTGCCCGGATGAGCGCTATGTCCGGTTGGGATCCGGCCTCGATGCCTCGGACGCGGCGCCCATTCGCGGCGTTGCCGCCGGGCAGGGCGCGGAAGAGCTGGACGTGGCCGTGCGGGTAGAAGAGGTTGAGAAGTTCCAGTCGCAAAGCCAGTCGCAGACATGA
- a CDS encoding BCCT family transporter, with translation MPSPEGPTEVIETDYEIGQHNISHSVTFDFDVHKPVFLVSSLTIIIFTIATLTFQTQLEPVFTGMRNYLTAKLDWFFLLSGDVFVLVALALAISPLGSIRIGGPDATPDYSRASWLAMLFAAGMGIGLVFYGVSEPMSHYESAIGGITMENGLRTDWAPLGGAEGNPAEARQLAMAATLYHWALHPWAMYALVALSLAIFAYNKGLPMTMRSVFYPLLGERIWGWPGHVIDILAIIATIFGLATSLGYGAEQATAGLGFLFGIPAGMTTKILLIVAITFVATISVVAGMDNGVKRLSEFNMVMAFALLLFVLFAGPTLAILTGIWESAAAYARDFIPLSNPFGRTDDNYRQGWTAFYWAWWISWSPFVGMFIARVSRGRSVREFILTVLIVPSVVCLVWFTTFGGTALSQVADGFSGVLNADLELKLFEMLSQLPLTEISSLIGIILVMVFFITSADSGSLVVDTIAAGGKLNAPTPQRVLWASFSGLLAIALLLGGGLAALQAMAVSTGFPFTLVLLAATWALVKGLQGERREVI, from the coding sequence ATGCCTTCGCCCGAAGGCCCGACCGAGGTTATCGAAACCGATTATGAGATTGGCCAGCATAATATCAGTCATTCGGTGACATTCGATTTCGACGTTCACAAGCCGGTCTTTCTGGTCTCGTCGCTTACCATCATTATTTTCACCATCGCCACGCTGACCTTTCAGACCCAGCTTGAACCGGTATTTACCGGGATGCGGAATTACCTGACGGCCAAGCTGGATTGGTTCTTCCTGCTGTCGGGCGATGTTTTCGTGCTCGTCGCCCTGGCGCTGGCGATTTCACCGCTGGGCAGCATCCGCATTGGCGGCCCCGACGCAACGCCGGATTATTCCCGTGCCTCATGGCTGGCGATGCTGTTCGCGGCGGGCATGGGGATCGGCCTGGTATTCTATGGCGTTTCTGAACCGATGAGCCATTATGAAAGCGCCATTGGCGGGATCACGATGGAAAACGGCCTGCGCACCGACTGGGCGCCGCTGGGCGGGGCCGAGGGCAACCCGGCCGAGGCGCGGCAACTGGCCATGGCGGCCACGCTGTATCACTGGGCGCTGCACCCCTGGGCGATGTATGCGCTGGTGGCGCTGTCGCTGGCGATCTTTGCCTATAACAAGGGCCTGCCGATGACGATGCGCTCGGTCTTCTACCCGCTGCTGGGGGAACGCATCTGGGGCTGGCCCGGCCATGTCATCGACATTCTGGCCATCATCGCGACCATCTTCGGGCTTGCCACCTCTTTGGGCTATGGCGCGGAACAGGCGACCGCCGGCCTGGGCTTTCTGTTCGGGATTCCCGCCGGGATGACGACCAAGATCCTGCTGATCGTCGCGATCACCTTCGTTGCCACGATCTCGGTCGTGGCCGGGATGGATAACGGCGTGAAGCGGCTGTCCGAATTCAATATGGTCATGGCCTTCGCCCTGCTGCTGTTCGTGCTGTTCGCGGGCCCCACGCTGGCCATCCTGACCGGCATCTGGGAAAGCGCCGCGGCCTATGCCCGCGACTTCATCCCGCTGTCGAACCCCTTCGGCCGTACCGATGACAACTACCGTCAGGGCTGGACCGCCTTCTACTGGGCCTGGTGGATCAGCTGGTCACCCTTCGTCGGCATGTTCATCGCCCGCGTCTCGCGCGGTCGTTCGGTACGCGAGTTCATTCTGACCGTGCTGATCGTGCCCTCGGTCGTCTGCCTTGTCTGGTTCACGACATTCGGCGGCACCGCATTGTCGCAGGTGGCCGATGGCTTCAGCGGCGTGCTGAATGCCGATCTGGAACTGAAGCTGTTCGAGATGCTGTCGCAACTGCCGCTAACCGAAATCAGCTCTTTGATCGGGATCATCCTGGTGATGGTGTTCTTCATCACCTCGGCCGATTCCGGGTCGCTGGTGGTGGACACGATCGCCGCCGGGGGCAAGCTGAACGCCCCGACGCCGCAGCGCGTGCTGTGGGCCTCTTTCTCGGGACTGCTGGCGATTGCGCTGCTGCTGGGCGGTGGTCTGGCGGCGCTGCAGGCCATGGCCGTCTCGACCGGGTTCCCCTTCACGCTGGTGCTGCTGGCGGCCACCTGGGCGCTGGTCAAAGGGCTGCAGGGCGAACGCCGCGAGGTTATCTGA
- a CDS encoding STAS domain-containing protein translates to MQLIVADDGPYLIVTVQEPRIDAAIATGFKDKLRGIVLQARKPVRLDMRSVDFMDSSGLGAMIAVRKALPASLPIVLDAVTPNVERVFRLTRMDSVFEIRARAIGERD, encoded by the coding sequence ATGCAACTGATCGTGGCGGATGACGGGCCCTACCTGATCGTGACGGTGCAGGAACCGCGCATCGACGCGGCCATTGCGACGGGGTTCAAGGACAAGCTGCGGGGGATCGTGCTTCAGGCGCGAAAGCCGGTCCGGCTGGACATGCGCAGCGTCGATTTCATGGACAGCTCGGGTCTGGGTGCCATGATCGCGGTGCGCAAGGCACTGCCCGCCAGCCTGCCGATCGTGCTGGATGCGGTGACCCCGAATGTCGAACGGGTCTTCCGCCTGACGCGGATGGACAGCGTGTTCGAAATCCGCGCCCGCGCTATCGGAGAACGGGATTGA
- the hspQ gene encoding heat shock protein HspQ: MQGQNRIAKYNLGQVVRHRNRPFRGVIFDVDPEFANTEEWYDSIPEDSRPARDQPFYHLYAETEATYYVAYVSEQNLELDSSGEPLDHPDVFEMFGDFEDGRYPLAVHLN, encoded by the coding sequence ATGCAAGGTCAGAACCGCATCGCGAAATACAACCTCGGACAGGTCGTGCGGCATCGCAACCGGCCCTTCCGGGGGGTGATTTTCGACGTGGATCCTGAATTCGCGAATACAGAGGAATGGTATGATTCCATCCCCGAGGATTCTCGCCCGGCCCGGGATCAGCCCTTCTATCATCTCTATGCCGAGACCGAGGCGACCTATTACGTGGCCTATGTGTCAGAGCAGAATCTTGAACTGGACAGCTCGGGTGAGCCACTGGATCATCCCGATGTCTTCGAGATGTTCGGCGATTTCGAGGATGGGCGCTATCCGCTGGCGGTCCATCTGAACTGA
- a CDS encoding proteasome-type protease, whose translation MTYCVGLKLNAGLVLLSDTRTNAGLDNIATYRKMFIFEEPGERVIAIMTAGSLSVTQTTLARLDEAIHDDMADEATSIMKAPTMLRVATIIGHTLSATRREIIGQMQDFSQQASASMIVAGQRKGGDMRMFLIYPEGNFIEATDDTPYLQIGEHKYGKPILDRVVSPATSLADAQKAVLLSMDSTLRSNLSVGMPLDLTIVEKDACTVTAQRRILEGDPDFMEMSAAWSAALRDSFVKVTI comes from the coding sequence ATGACCTATTGTGTCGGATTGAAATTGAATGCGGGCCTGGTGTTGCTGTCGGATACGCGCACCAATGCCGGGCTGGACAATATCGCCACCTATCGCAAGATGTTCATCTTCGAGGAACCGGGCGAGCGTGTGATCGCGATCATGACCGCCGGATCCCTGTCGGTGACGCAGACCACGCTGGCGCGTCTGGATGAGGCGATCCATGACGACATGGCGGATGAGGCGACCTCGATCATGAAGGCCCCGACCATGCTGCGGGTGGCGACGATCATCGGCCATACCCTGTCGGCGACGCGGCGCGAGATCATCGGACAGATGCAGGATTTCAGCCAGCAGGCCTCGGCCAGCATGATCGTGGCCGGTCAGCGCAAGGGCGGGGACATGCGGATGTTCCTGATCTATCCCGAGGGCAATTTCATCGAAGCCACCGATGACACCCCCTATCTGCAGATCGGCGAGCACAAATACGGCAAGCCGATTCTGGACCGCGTGGTTTCGCCCGCGACGTCCCTGGCGGATGCGCAGAAGGCGGTGCTGCTGTCGATGGATTCGACGCTGCGGTCAAACCTGTCCGTGGGGATGCCGCTGGATCTGACGATTGTCGAAAAAGACGCCTGCACCGTCACCGCACAGCGCCGGATTCTGGAAGGCGATCCCGATTTCATGGAGATGAGCGCCGCCTGGTCTGCCGCGCTGCGCGACAGTTTTGTGAAGGTGACGATCTAG
- a CDS encoding ATP-binding protein: MPPRDWQNAGLDGCPSIPTQKMFHRVLCADPAVVRQTLMDIRDRFRDDVSLDTLGRLELVLAEVMNNITEHAGVLHLRDPGHPKPSIHLSIVRHPAGLACGITDDGPLLPAECLQPRNLPGGTYPDLEEGGFGWFLIQDLTQSLCYYREGGRNFLDFSVPFAAS; the protein is encoded by the coding sequence ATGCCCCCCCGCGACTGGCAGAATGCCGGGCTGGACGGCTGCCCGTCCATACCAACGCAAAAGATGTTCCATCGCGTGCTTTGCGCCGATCCCGCGGTGGTGCGCCAGACGCTGATGGATATCCGCGATCGTTTTCGCGACGATGTCAGCCTGGACACGCTTGGCCGCCTGGAACTGGTCCTGGCCGAGGTGATGAACAACATCACAGAACATGCGGGCGTGCTGCATCTGCGCGATCCGGGCCATCCCAAACCCTCGATCCATCTCAGCATCGTGCGCCATCCGGCGGGGCTGGCCTGCGGCATTACCGATGACGGGCCGCTGCTGCCTGCCGAATGTCTGCAGCCCCGCAACCTGCCCGGTGGCACCTATCCCGACCTGGAAGAGGGGGGATTCGGCTGGTTCCTGATCCAGGATCTGACACAATCGCTGTGCTATTACCGCGAAGGCGGCCGGAATTTTCTGGATTTCAGCGTGCCTTTCGCCGCCTCGTAA
- a CDS encoding alpha-E domain-containing protein — protein MLSRTAANLFWMGRHLERADTAARLLDVGQRITLMPNTETGYQNEWNSLLQAAGTTDLFAQKYGDSTEENIQEFIFFDRDNPSSVAACLEKARESGRIVRTALTSQVWDALNLAYQELRKMERRQRSKLDAAALTDFTTSATSTVRGAINATQLRNDGWHFMNLGYGLERADATARLLDVKYYVLLPRIEFVGSGLDTYQWQVILRALSAHRAYHWAYGGDITAGRVADFLILNGESPRSLLTSLYEAVWNLEGLSRRYGDGVSSTARDKARETLAALQARDIDMIFDEGLHEFLSWFIGEIGAISTLVHEDYLLGGA, from the coding sequence ATGCTAAGCCGTACCGCCGCAAACCTCTTCTGGATGGGCCGCCACCTGGAACGCGCCGATACCGCAGCCCGGCTGCTGGATGTCGGTCAGCGGATCACGCTGATGCCCAATACCGAAACAGGCTATCAGAACGAATGGAACTCGCTGCTGCAGGCGGCGGGGACAACAGACCTTTTCGCCCAGAAATACGGCGACAGTACCGAAGAGAATATTCAGGAATTCATCTTCTTCGATCGCGACAACCCGTCTTCGGTCGCCGCCTGTCTGGAAAAGGCCCGTGAAAGCGGCCGGATCGTGCGCACCGCGCTGACCAGCCAGGTCTGGGACGCGCTGAACCTGGCCTATCAGGAGCTGCGCAAGATGGAGCGGCGCCAGCGGTCCAAGCTGGATGCCGCCGCGCTGACCGATTTTACAACATCCGCCACATCCACCGTGCGCGGGGCGATCAATGCGACGCAATTGCGCAATGACGGCTGGCATTTCATGAATCTGGGCTATGGGCTGGAACGCGCGGATGCGACGGCCCGGTTGCTGGACGTGAAATATTACGTGCTGCTGCCCCGGATCGAATTTGTCGGATCGGGGCTGGATACCTATCAGTGGCAGGTGATCCTGCGGGCGCTGTCGGCGCATCGGGCCTATCACTGGGCCTATGGCGGCGATATTACCGCAGGCCGTGTCGCGGATTTCCTGATCCTGAACGGGGAAAGCCCGCGCTCGCTGCTGACCTCGCTTTACGAGGCGGTCTGGAACCTTGAGGGGCTGTCGCGCCGCTATGGGGATGGCGTCTCCTCGACCGCCCGCGACAAGGCGCGCGAGACGCTGGCCGCCCTACAGGCCCGCGATATCGACATGATCTTCGACGAAGGTCTGCATGAATTCCTGTCATGGTTCATTGGCGAAATCGGTGCGATTTCGACACTGGTCCATGAAGATTACCTGCTGGGAGGGGCGTGA
- a CDS encoding VPLPA-CTERM sorting domain-containing protein yields MLTLAGAATSASAAVYDWVYIFNKGFEAPDVAVAGTMEGTLQDDLDTIIVSSVTSASIGGEALTGPLYTSVVSVGETNTTPGYVTLSGASMDLCVAYGPGCNDEERGGGILFSLQPQVSLALAVADLNTDALLLEVFNPTAWTITERAPAPVPLPAAGWMLLAGVGALAIRRKRRDA; encoded by the coding sequence ATGCTGACGCTGGCAGGCGCGGCAACATCCGCATCTGCGGCGGTGTATGACTGGGTTTACATCTTCAACAAGGGATTTGAAGCGCCTGATGTTGCGGTCGCGGGAACGATGGAAGGGACGCTGCAGGATGATCTTGATACGATCATCGTCTCTTCTGTGACCTCTGCCTCTATCGGGGGCGAGGCGCTGACAGGGCCGCTGTACACGTCTGTCGTCTCTGTCGGAGAGACCAATACGACACCCGGCTATGTGACGCTGAGCGGTGCGTCCATGGATCTCTGCGTTGCCTATGGGCCCGGCTGCAATGACGAGGAGCGTGGCGGCGGCATCCTGTTCTCCCTGCAACCACAGGTCAGCTTAGCGCTTGCGGTTGCAGACTTGAACACGGACGCGCTGCTGCTGGAGGTGTTCAATCCCACGGCATGGACCATTACCGAACGCGCACCGGCGCCCGTGCCGCTGCCTGCTGCGGGCTGGATGCTGCTTGCGGGTGTGGGCGCATTGGCGATCCGGCGCAAGCGTCGCGATGCATAA
- a CDS encoding circularly permuted type 2 ATP-grasp protein, translated as MDYYNEMYSGTKVREPYARLSEWVETMPADFRQMKQAEAEDLFRRIGITFAVYGEGGDPDRLIPFDMMPRVFDQNEWRRLERGIKQRARALNAFLRDVYGRGEIIRAGRIPGRLVYQNEAYEKAVVGVVPPRGVYSHIIGIDLVRTGKDEFFVLEDNCRTPSGVSYMLENREIMMRMFPQLFRQNRIEPVDQYPELLRRTLESVAPPKCKERPTCVILTPGHFNSAYYEHSFLANLMGVELVEGQDLFVDGEFVYMRTTQGPKRVDVIYRRIDDPYLDPLCFRPDSMLGVPGLMDVYRSGGVSICSAPGAGVADDKAIYTFVPDMVRFYLGEEPILKNVQTWTLWKEDDYKHVMANLPDLVVKEVHGSGGYGMLVGPKSTKEEIEVFRKKIEANPGNYIAQPTLALSTTPTFVDEGIAPRHVDLRPFCLCGDRIELVPGGLTRVALKEGSLVVNSSQGGGVKDTWVLSE; from the coding sequence ATGGACTATTATAATGAGATGTATTCCGGAACGAAGGTGCGAGAGCCTTATGCGCGCCTGAGTGAATGGGTCGAGACAATGCCGGCCGACTTCCGGCAGATGAAACAGGCCGAGGCCGAGGATCTGTTCCGGCGAATCGGTATTACCTTTGCGGTTTATGGCGAGGGCGGCGATCCCGACCGGCTGATCCCCTTCGACATGATGCCACGGGTTTTCGATCAGAACGAATGGCGCAGGCTTGAACGCGGCATCAAGCAGCGGGCGCGGGCGCTGAACGCCTTTCTGCGCGACGTTTATGGCCGAGGTGAGATCATCCGCGCGGGCCGCATCCCCGGCCGGCTGGTCTATCAGAACGAGGCCTATGAGAAGGCCGTCGTCGGCGTCGTCCCGCCGCGCGGCGTCTATAGCCATATCATCGGCATCGACCTTGTCCGTACCGGCAAGGACGAGTTTTTCGTGCTGGAGGATAACTGCCGCACGCCCTCGGGTGTCAGCTATATGCTGGAAAACCGGGAAATCATGATGCGCATGTTCCCGCAGCTGTTCCGCCAGAACCGGATCGAACCGGTGGACCAATATCCGGAACTGCTGCGCCGGACGCTGGAATCCGTGGCGCCGCCGAAATGCAAGGAACGCCCGACCTGCGTGATCCTGACGCCGGGCCATTTCAACAGCGCCTATTATGAACACAGCTTCCTGGCCAATCTGATGGGCGTGGAACTGGTCGAGGGACAGGATCTGTTTGTCGATGGCGAATTTGTCTATATGCGCACGACGCAGGGGCCAAAGCGCGTCGATGTGATCTATCGCCGGATCGACGATCCCTATCTTGATCCGCTGTGCTTCCGCCCCGACTCGATGCTGGGCGTGCCGGGGCTGATGGATGTCTATCGCTCGGGCGGGGTGTCGATCTGTTCGGCACCGGGTGCGGGCGTGGCCGATGACAAGGCGATCTACACCTTCGTGCCCGACATGGTGCGCTTCTATCTGGGTGAAGAACCGATCCTGAAGAATGTGCAGACCTGGACCCTGTGGAAAGAGGACGACTACAAGCATGTCATGGCCAATCTTCCCGATCTGGTGGTGAAAGAGGTCCATGGTTCGGGCGGTTACGGCATGCTGGTGGGGCCGAAATCGACCAAGGAGGAGATCGAGGTCTTCCGCAAGAAGATCGAGGCCAATCCGGGCAATTATATCGCCCAGCCGACGCTGGCCCTGTCCACCACGCCGACCTTCGTGGACGAAGGCATCGCCCCGCGCCATGTGGACCTGCGACCCTTCTGCCTGTGCGGAGACAGGATCGAACTGGTGCCGGGCGGTCTGACCCGCGTGGCGCTGAAAGAGGGCAGCCTTGTCGTCAACTCGTCGCAAGGCGGTGGCGTCAAGGACACCTGGGTCCTGTCGGAATAA